In Streptococcus uberis, a single window of DNA contains:
- a CDS encoding GHKL domain-containing protein — protein MLGKELLGLIFCIVVYYFAEISIFTFLSDIKLQLWKKAFIISVFLFVNQVRILSPMLIDPFVFLAVLWLHGERKLNLRNIFLIFAPTVFVDLVSRFIVSIILPYLFAVHEVSFSNVWMNLLSYILVFFGLDMLNFLVGKEYKLFLKDESSEFSNQFYSIFLAFIFAYYLDIFVVMGFSDPFLSYQKEIIIPSAYKILFSVFTIFLVFLLSYFNHKSTHYLEEKISNEQAAYINNLENYGQNLEKLYRNVKHFQLDYLERLDQIGHSIERGNVREIQTVYQKSVNHSSEFWDKNHYSISKLGKIKMSSVKSLLSAKIIEAEKLGIKVSLEVPDVIEDALILRYDLILILSIFCDNAIEAAIHSSEKIIEIACFLSDKNTLFIVSNSTLCEKVDIKEIYKDGITTKGTGRGFGLAHVSRILRKYTNITLKTRSQSHRFNQTLIITNQEVSQK, from the coding sequence ATGTTAGGAAAAGAATTACTTGGTCTGATTTTTTGTATCGTCGTTTACTATTTTGCTGAGATAAGCATTTTTACCTTTCTGTCAGATATTAAATTACAACTTTGGAAAAAAGCTTTTATTATCTCGGTATTTTTATTTGTTAATCAAGTTAGAATTCTTTCACCGATGCTGATTGATCCTTTTGTCTTCTTGGCAGTGCTCTGGTTGCACGGTGAGAGAAAACTAAACTTAAGAAATATATTTCTTATTTTTGCACCGACAGTATTTGTTGATCTGGTGTCGCGTTTTATTGTATCTATCATACTTCCTTATCTTTTCGCAGTTCATGAGGTTTCTTTCAGTAATGTTTGGATGAATCTCTTGTCATATATTCTGGTCTTTTTTGGATTAGATATGCTAAATTTCTTGGTTGGTAAAGAATACAAACTCTTTTTAAAAGATGAGAGTTCAGAATTTTCAAATCAATTTTACAGTATTTTTTTAGCCTTTATATTCGCTTATTATCTTGATATTTTTGTCGTGATGGGCTTTTCAGATCCTTTTTTGAGCTATCAAAAAGAAATCATTATTCCTAGTGCTTATAAAATACTCTTTTCTGTTTTTACGATTTTTCTTGTCTTTTTACTCTCCTACTTCAATCATAAGTCAACGCACTACTTGGAAGAAAAAATTTCAAATGAACAAGCGGCTTATATCAATAATCTTGAAAATTATGGTCAAAATTTAGAAAAGTTATACCGTAATGTGAAACATTTTCAATTAGACTATTTGGAACGGCTCGATCAAATCGGACATAGTATTGAAAGAGGTAATGTTCGAGAAATTCAGACTGTCTATCAAAAAAGTGTTAACCATTCTAGTGAGTTTTGGGATAAAAATCACTATAGTATATCCAAATTGGGAAAGATTAAAATGTCTTCTGTGAAAAGCCTTCTATCAGCTAAAATTATTGAGGCTGAAAAACTTGGTATAAAGGTTTCTCTTGAGGTGCCGGATGTGATAGAGGATGCTTTAATCCTTCGTTATGATTTGATTTTGATACTTTCTATTTTTTGTGATAATGCGATTGAAGCAGCCATTCATTCAAGTGAAAAAATCATTGAAATAGCTTGTTTTTTATCAGATAAAAACACTTTGTTTATTGTCTCAAATAGTACCTTATGTGAAAAGGTTGATATAAAAGAAATCTATAAAGATGGTATAACGACTAAGGGTACTGGAAGAGGTTTTGGTTTAGCACACGTTTCAAGGATTCTTCGAAAATACACAAATATAACACTTAAAACAAGGAGTCAATCTCATCGTTTTAACCAAACACTCATCATTACCAATCAGGAGGTGTCTCAAAAATGA